A single Drosophila miranda strain MSH22 chromosome XR, D.miranda_PacBio2.1, whole genome shotgun sequence DNA region contains:
- the LOC108153627 gene encoding putative mediator of RNA polymerase II transcription subunit 26 gives MTSTLNEKALDQHFASQTRMLAQLLGDQITKNEHVLTQKWLRHFKRACKNDKYARNCLMLLMYGQLKDMGRLSEPFLNMDNMQLSMQMVLAEYDGDLAEKMESRGNDQADSGAGTPTVDGVDGTQTDVQANAGNSGGGITWASPSRTVVPDTEAPSILQSVRQANQVLLNQMRAGLPFSYRAVPMGHRPQYNLQMQQPNQPNQPNQPNTHHPIQSHQQNNVIQHNHPNQQNQQYLLVPHQNRAKIEQQPHHPQNHPSEQQPHHPPNQPSEQPQHHPQNHPIEQHQQLQHHPQNHPIEQHLHHPQNHPSEQHLHHPQNRPLEQDLHHPQNHPIEQHPHHPENHPIEQHLQHQQVQPPHQVQNNLVEDVWNLSLQAIGRLEQWRGSEDKLGFFSLCLRPLTAQDPEIRRNIPELDRRLGMVVNQMIDSAGESFKTEENAILKERANQTRRRQELEQFSAELDRREQELRRHEAAMIQNEVGRSQNLNHGRAQYPTGDGRQTRFAEERGHPRHPGNYPMHNSLPGVQCTHFQTNDLNGGATSVPLDGTAINYNCPRCDIGGSAATFNSVEFLQRDQGVEPQDMPSVCDESQLKHQW, from the coding sequence ATGACGTCTACCCTAAACGAAAAAGCCCTGGACCAGCACTTTGCCTCACAGACGCGTATGCTGGCCCAATTGCTTGGGGATCAGATTACCAAGAACGAGCACGTGCTCACGCAGAAGTGGCTGCGCCACTTCAAACGGGCCTGCAAGAACGACAAGTACGCTCGCAACTGCCTGATGTTGTTGATGTACGGACAGCTGAAAGATATGGGACGTCTGAGCGAGCCATTCCTAAACATGGACAACATGCAGTTAAGCATGCAGATGGTGCTGGCCGAGTATGACGGCGATTTGGCCGAGAAGATGGAGTCGCGCGGCAATGACCAAGCGGATAGTGGCGCTGGTACACCAACAGTGGATGGTGTCGATGGTACACAAACGGACGTACAAGCCAATGCCGGCAATTCTGGTGGGGGTATTACTTGGGCTTCTCCAAGCCGAACGGTCGTGCCCGACACGGAAGCCCCGTCTATCCTACAAAGCGTGAGACAGGCAAACCAAGTGCTGCTGAATCAGATGAGGGCTGGACTGCCTTTCAGTTACCGAGCCGTCCCCATGGGGCACAGGCCGCAATACAATTTACAAATGCAGCAACCGAACCAACCGAACCAACCGAACCAACCGAACACGCACCATCCAATCCAGTCACACCAACAAAACAATGTAATCCAGCATAACCATCCGAACCAGCAGAATCAGCAATACCTGCTGGTACCGCACCAAAACCGAGCAAAAATCGAGCAGCAGCCGCACCACCCGCAGAACCATCCGAGCGAGCAGCAGCCGCACCACCCGCCGAACCAACCGAGCGAGCAGCCCCAGCACCACCCGCAAAACCACCCAAtcgagcagcaccagcagctcCAGCACCACCCGCAAAACCATCCGATCGAGCAGCACCTGCACCACCCGCAAAACCATCCCAGCGAGCAGCACCTGCACCACCCGCAAAACCGTCCACTCGAGCAGGACCTGCACCACCCGCAAAATCATCCGATCGAGCAGCACCCGCACCACCCGGAAAACCATCCGATCGAGCAGCACCTGCAACACCAGCAGGTCCAACCGCCCCATCAGGTCCAGAACAACCTGGTCGAAGATGTCTGGAACCTTTCACTGCAAGCCATTGGACGTTTGGAACAGTGGAGAGGAAGCGAGGATAAGCTAGGCTTCTTTTCACTCTGCCTACGCCCATTGACCGCGCAAGACCCGGAAATCCGAAGGAATATTCCGGAGCTAGATCGCAGATTGGGTATGGTAGTCAACCAAATGATTGACAGTGCTGGGGAATCGTTCAAGACTGAAGAAAATGCCATTTTGAAGGAGCGAGCCAACCAAACTAGAAGACGACAGGAGCTGGAACAGTTTAGCGCTGAGCTTGATCGTCGGGAGCAGGAGTTGCGTCGTCATGAGGCCGCTATGATACAGAATGAGGTCGGGCGATCCCAGAATCTGAACCACGGGCGAGCTCAGTATCCGACCGGAGACGGGCGACAAACACGTTTTGCTGAGGAGCGCGGTCACCCACGTCATCCGGGCAATTACCCTATGCATAATTCTTTACCTGGTGTCCAGTGCACACATTTCCAGACCAACGACCTGAATGGAGGCGCCACTTCGGTTCCCTTGGATGGTACAGCCATAAACTATAACTGTCCCCGATGCGATATTGGGGGATCGGCAGCGACTTTCAACAGCGTTGAGTTTCTCCAACGCGATCAAGGAGTCGAGCCTCAAGATATGCCGTCGGTATGCGACGAGTCCCAACTCAAACACCAGTGGTGA